One part of the Anaeromyxobacter sp. Fw109-5 genome encodes these proteins:
- the cysW gene encoding sulfate ABC transporter permease subunit CysW produces MTSPALARSELVPPAAASLPLPDAAGVGPPRLARPAKRPRRATEDPPWVRRTLVGLALLFIAGFVLVPAATVLAEALRGGVTLYWRALVDPDALAAVKLTLLVAAVAVPLNAVFGLAAAWSVTRFRYAGKSFLVSLIDLPFGVSPVISGMMTVLLFGAHGWLGPWLIAHDVKIVFAVPGIVLATVFVTFPFVARELIPFMEAQGVEEEEAALVLGASGWQILTRVTLPNVKWSLLYGVILCNARAMGEFGAVSVVSGHIRGVTNTLPLQVEILYGEYAFQAAFAVASLLFVLALVTLVAKRALEWNPRAGRRAVPRSTP; encoded by the coding sequence ATGACCTCGCCCGCCCTCGCGCGCTCCGAGCTCGTCCCGCCGGCGGCCGCCTCGCTTCCCCTGCCCGACGCGGCCGGCGTCGGGCCGCCCCGCCTCGCCCGCCCGGCGAAGCGGCCGCGCCGGGCGACGGAGGATCCGCCCTGGGTGCGCCGGACGCTCGTCGGCCTCGCGCTGCTGTTCATCGCGGGGTTCGTGCTCGTCCCGGCCGCGACGGTCCTCGCCGAGGCGCTGCGCGGGGGGGTGACGCTCTACTGGAGGGCCCTCGTCGATCCCGACGCCCTCGCGGCCGTGAAGCTGACCCTGCTCGTCGCGGCGGTCGCGGTCCCGCTCAACGCGGTCTTCGGGCTCGCCGCGGCCTGGTCGGTGACCCGCTTCCGCTACGCCGGCAAGAGCTTCCTCGTGTCGCTCATCGACCTGCCGTTCGGCGTCTCGCCGGTCATCTCCGGGATGATGACCGTGCTCCTCTTCGGCGCGCACGGATGGCTGGGGCCGTGGCTCATCGCCCACGACGTGAAGATCGTGTTCGCGGTGCCCGGCATCGTCCTCGCGACCGTCTTCGTGACCTTCCCCTTCGTCGCGCGGGAGCTCATCCCGTTCATGGAGGCGCAGGGGGTCGAGGAGGAGGAGGCCGCCCTCGTGCTCGGCGCCAGCGGATGGCAGATCCTCACCCGCGTCACGCTGCCCAACGTGAAGTGGAGCCTCCTGTACGGAGTCATCCTCTGCAACGCCCGCGCGATGGGCGAGTTCGGCGCCGTCTCCGTGGTCTCCGGCCACATCCGAGGCGTCACGAACACCCTCCCGCTCCAGGTCGAGATCCTGTACGGCGAGTACGCCTTCCAGGCGGCCTTCGCGGTGGCGTCGCTGCTCTTCGTCCTCGCCCTCGTCACGCTCGTCGCGAAGCGCGCGCTCGAGTGGAACCCTCGAGCCGGGCGGCGCGCCGTCCCGCGGAGCACCCCATGA
- a CDS encoding sulfate ABC transporter substrate-binding protein — protein MTARRSSAALAAFGGLALLAALGACRGATSEKPARAELLNVSYDSTRELYGEASAAFARRWRSRTGQEVTVRQSHGGSGKQARSVIDGLEADVVTLALGYDVDALGRAGLVAPDWAGRRPGGAAPFTSTIVFLVREGNPKGIRAWDDLVKPGVQVITPNPKTSGGARWSYLAAWAHALEKGGGDEAQALAFVRALYANVPVLDSGARGSTTTFVARGIGDVLLAWESEALLAMEKLGHGGLELVVPEESILAEPPVAVVDAVVERHGTRELAEAYVQFLHSEEGQEIAARHHYRPRLASVAARYEDRFPKLRLFTVDAVFGGWASAQARHFADGGLFDQIHAPGR, from the coding sequence GTGACGGCGAGGCGCAGCTCCGCGGCGCTCGCGGCCTTCGGCGGCCTGGCGCTCCTCGCGGCGCTCGGCGCGTGCCGCGGCGCCACGTCGGAGAAGCCCGCGCGCGCCGAGCTGCTCAACGTCTCCTACGACTCGACCCGCGAGCTCTACGGGGAGGCGAGCGCGGCGTTCGCGCGTCGATGGAGGTCGCGCACGGGCCAGGAGGTCACCGTGAGGCAGTCGCACGGCGGCTCCGGCAAGCAGGCCCGCTCGGTGATCGACGGGCTGGAGGCGGACGTGGTGACGCTCGCGCTCGGCTACGACGTCGACGCGCTCGGCAGGGCCGGGCTCGTCGCGCCGGACTGGGCCGGGCGGCGCCCCGGCGGCGCCGCGCCCTTCACCTCCACGATCGTCTTCCTCGTCCGCGAGGGGAACCCGAAGGGCATCCGCGCCTGGGACGACCTCGTGAAGCCGGGCGTCCAGGTGATCACGCCGAACCCGAAGACGTCGGGCGGCGCGCGCTGGAGCTACCTCGCCGCGTGGGCCCACGCCCTCGAGAAGGGCGGCGGCGACGAGGCCCAGGCGCTGGCGTTCGTCCGCGCCCTCTACGCGAACGTGCCGGTGCTCGACTCGGGAGCGCGTGGCTCCACGACGACGTTCGTCGCGCGCGGGATCGGCGACGTGCTCCTCGCCTGGGAGAGCGAGGCCCTGCTGGCGATGGAGAAGCTCGGTCACGGCGGCCTCGAGCTCGTCGTGCCCGAGGAGAGCATCCTCGCCGAGCCGCCGGTGGCGGTGGTGGATGCCGTCGTGGAACGGCATGGCACGCGCGAGCTCGCGGAGGCGTACGTGCAGTTCCTGCACTCGGAGGAGGGCCAGGAGATCGCCGCGCGACACCACTATCGACCGCGCCTGGCCTCGGTGGCGGCCCGGTACGAGGACCGCTTCCCCAAGCTACGGCTGTTCACCGTGGACGCCGTCTTCGGAGGCTGGGCGAGCGCGCAGGCGAGGCACTTCGCGGACGGCGGCCTGTTCGACCAGATCCACGCGCCGGGCCGCTGA
- a CDS encoding sulfate/molybdate ABC transporter ATP-binding protein gives MSIAVSGVHKAFDGNPVLRDVSLEIPEGELVALLGPSGCGKTTLLRIIAGLEAADAGEVRHGGEEVSARSARERNVGVVFQHYALFRHMTVEENVAFALRVRRRPRAEISARVTELLRLVQLDGLKGRYPRQLSGGQRQRVALARALATEPRILLLDEPFGALDARVRQELRRWLRRLHDELHVTSVFVTHDQEEAFEVSDRVVLMNSGRVEQIGTPAQVFEEPASPFVMRFLGAVNAFHGWVEGDRAYVNDLEFAAPAAATSRAQAHVFVRPHEIEIHRAPVPGSFAANVERVLPLGAAVRVELSAPGFGGAVEAELDLRKSEALALAPGDAVHLAPRRVRVFPAGGGELDSLTASGL, from the coding sequence ATGAGCATCGCCGTCAGCGGCGTGCACAAGGCGTTCGACGGGAACCCCGTCCTGCGCGACGTCTCCCTGGAGATCCCGGAGGGCGAGCTCGTCGCGCTCCTCGGGCCCTCCGGCTGCGGGAAGACGACCCTGCTCCGCATCATCGCCGGCCTGGAGGCCGCCGACGCCGGCGAGGTGCGGCACGGCGGCGAGGAGGTCTCCGCGCGCAGCGCCCGGGAGCGGAACGTCGGCGTGGTGTTCCAGCACTACGCCCTCTTCCGGCACATGACGGTGGAGGAGAACGTCGCGTTCGCGCTCCGCGTGCGGAGGAGGCCCCGCGCCGAGATCTCGGCGCGCGTCACGGAGCTGCTCCGGCTCGTGCAGCTCGACGGCCTCAAGGGCCGCTACCCGCGGCAGCTGTCCGGCGGGCAGCGCCAGCGCGTGGCGCTGGCGCGCGCCCTCGCCACCGAGCCGCGGATCCTCCTCCTCGACGAGCCGTTCGGCGCGCTCGACGCCCGCGTCCGCCAGGAGCTCCGCCGCTGGCTGCGCCGGCTCCACGACGAGCTGCACGTCACGAGCGTCTTCGTGACGCACGACCAGGAGGAGGCGTTCGAGGTCTCCGACCGCGTCGTGCTCATGAACAGCGGGCGCGTCGAGCAGATCGGCACGCCGGCGCAGGTGTTCGAGGAGCCGGCGAGCCCGTTCGTGATGCGCTTCCTCGGCGCCGTGAACGCGTTCCACGGCTGGGTCGAGGGCGACCGCGCGTACGTGAACGACCTCGAGTTCGCCGCGCCCGCCGCCGCCACGAGCCGCGCCCAGGCGCACGTCTTCGTGCGCCCCCACGAGATCGAGATCCACCGCGCGCCCGTCCCCGGCTCCTTCGCGGCGAACGTCGAGCGCGTGCTGCCGCTCGGCGCGGCCGTGCGCGTCGAGCTCTCCGCGCCCGGGTTCGGCGGCGCCGTCGAGGCGGAGCTGGATCTCCGCAAGAGCGAGGCGCTCGCGCTCGCCCCCGGCGACGCCGTCCACCTCGCGCCGCGGCGCGTGCGGGTCTTCCCCGCGGGCGGCGGCGAGCTCGACAGCCTCACCGCGAGCGGGCTGTGA
- the cysC gene encoding adenylyl-sulfate kinase — MLWLTGLSGAGKSTLSHALRDTLAAERPVEILDGDEVRTYLSAGLGFSKEDRDTNVRRIGFVARLLARTGAAAVTAAISPYAATREEVRSLAERDGVPFVEVFVSAPVATLAERDVKGLYRKALAGELTRFTGVSDPYEPPARPDVVVRTDVETVEESARRILDHLRGRGLLRGAAAGTAEVAAS; from the coding sequence ATCCTCTGGCTCACCGGGCTCTCCGGCGCCGGAAAGAGCACCCTCTCGCACGCCCTGCGCGACACGCTGGCGGCGGAGCGGCCGGTCGAGATCCTGGACGGGGACGAGGTCCGCACCTACCTGTCGGCCGGGCTCGGCTTCAGCAAGGAGGACCGCGACACCAACGTGCGGCGCATCGGCTTCGTCGCGCGCCTGCTCGCCCGGACCGGCGCCGCGGCGGTCACGGCGGCCATCTCGCCGTACGCCGCCACGCGCGAGGAGGTGCGGTCGCTCGCCGAGCGCGACGGCGTGCCGTTCGTCGAGGTCTTCGTCTCGGCGCCGGTGGCGACGCTCGCGGAGCGCGACGTGAAGGGGCTCTACCGGAAGGCGCTCGCGGGCGAGCTCACCCGGTTCACGGGCGTGTCCGATCCCTACGAGCCGCCGGCCCGCCCCGACGTGGTGGTCCGCACCGACGTCGAGACCGTCGAGGAGTCGGCCCGCCGGATCCTCGATCACCTGCGGGGGCGCGGCCTCCTTCGCGGCGCGGCAGCCGGCACCGCCGAGGTCGCCGCCTCGTGA
- the cysT gene encoding sulfate ABC transporter permease subunit CysT, with product MSARARARRGVLPGFGLSTGFTVLYLCLVVLVPLSTVALRSSTLGLSDAWAVVASPRALASYRLSFGASLVAASLNVVFGVLVAWVLARYRFPGRTFVDALVDLPFALPTAVSGLALTAVYGPTGFVGRHLERVGIRAAFSPLGVTIALTFIGLPFVIRTVQPVLEDLDPELEEAAAVLGATRWQTFRRILLPAVVPAALTGFALAFARALGEYGSVVFISGNMPLRTEIAPLLIMTRLEQFDYAGAAAIATVLLGASFVLLVSINRLQAWTRTRTGTA from the coding sequence GTGAGCGCCCGCGCACGCGCCCGCCGCGGGGTGCTCCCCGGGTTCGGGCTCTCGACCGGCTTCACCGTGCTGTACCTGTGCCTCGTCGTGCTCGTCCCGCTGTCGACCGTGGCGCTGCGGTCGAGCACGCTCGGGCTCTCCGACGCGTGGGCCGTCGTCGCCTCGCCGCGCGCCCTCGCCTCCTATCGGCTGAGCTTCGGCGCCTCGCTCGTCGCGGCGTCGCTGAACGTCGTCTTCGGCGTGCTCGTCGCCTGGGTCCTCGCGCGCTACCGGTTCCCTGGCCGCACCTTCGTCGACGCGCTCGTGGACCTCCCCTTCGCGCTCCCCACCGCCGTGAGCGGCCTCGCGCTCACCGCGGTGTACGGCCCCACCGGCTTCGTCGGGCGCCACCTCGAGCGCGTCGGCATCCGGGCGGCGTTCTCGCCCCTGGGCGTCACCATCGCCCTCACGTTCATCGGCCTGCCGTTCGTCATCCGGACGGTGCAGCCGGTCCTCGAGGACCTGGATCCGGAGCTGGAAGAGGCGGCGGCGGTGCTGGGCGCGACGCGCTGGCAGACCTTCCGGCGCATCCTCCTCCCCGCCGTCGTCCCCGCCGCGCTCACCGGGTTCGCGCTCGCCTTCGCGCGCGCGCTCGGCGAGTACGGCTCGGTGGTGTTCATCTCCGGGAACATGCCGCTCCGGACGGAGATCGCGCCGCTCCTCATCATGACGCGGCTCGAGCAGTTCGACTACGCGGGCGCCGCCGCGATCGCGACGGTGCTCCTCGGCGCGTCCTTCGTCCTGCTGGTGTCGATCAACCGGCTTCAGGCCTGGACGCGGACGCGCACGGGGACGGCATGA